Proteins from one Deinococcus sp. AB2017081 genomic window:
- a CDS encoding YggS family pyridoxal phosphate enzyme — protein sequence MSVPQVLAGLRAAERDAGRPAGSARLVAVTKGHTLDEIGAQILPHGPFPLGESRGQELRDKSTQRPELEWHFIGPLQRNKIKYLGRVALIHTIEAVWQAEAIAQAAQGWGHAPDVLIQLHNGEVQKHGVPPHDLPATLAAVQATGLQVRGVMVIAPDERAGADPAGILRVFQETAARAHDLGLPELSMGMSADYPLAVQAGATLIRVGRSLFT from the coding sequence GTGAGCGTGCCCCAGGTGCTCGCGGGCCTGCGCGCCGCGGAGCGTGATGCCGGCCGACCCGCCGGAAGCGCCCGACTGGTCGCGGTGACCAAGGGCCATACCCTGGACGAGATCGGCGCCCAGATTCTGCCCCACGGCCCGTTCCCGCTGGGCGAGAGCCGGGGTCAGGAGCTGCGCGACAAGTCCACGCAGCGCCCCGAGCTCGAGTGGCATTTCATCGGGCCACTGCAGCGCAACAAGATCAAGTACCTCGGCCGGGTCGCCCTGATCCACACCATCGAGGCGGTGTGGCAGGCCGAGGCCATCGCGCAGGCGGCCCAGGGCTGGGGCCACGCCCCGGACGTGCTGATCCAGCTCCACAACGGCGAGGTCCAGAAGCACGGCGTCCCTCCCCACGATCTGCCCGCCACGCTCGCCGCGGTTCAGGCCACCGGCCTGCAGGTGCGCGGCGTGATGGTCATCGCGCCCGATGAGCGGGCCGGCGCGGATCCGGCGGGTATCCTGCGGGTGTTCCAGGAGACGGCCGCCCGAGCGCACGACCTGGGCCTGCCGGAACTCAGCATGGGCATGAGCGCCGACTACCCCCTCGCCGTGCAGGCCGGTGCCACCCTGATCCGGGTGGGAAGGAGTCTGTTCACGTGA